One part of the Rutidosis leptorrhynchoides isolate AG116_Rl617_1_P2 chromosome 1, CSIRO_AGI_Rlap_v1, whole genome shotgun sequence genome encodes these proteins:
- the LOC139886616 gene encoding uncharacterized protein isoform X2, translated as MYSLTNGQGGQPSGPSRGGGRGFRGGSSSSLRGRGRGGSGGGSVGRGGGGGGRGGGGGGRGSGGRGGGGRGGSSSRGGGRGGRPAVSQPKPQFLARCELCRVDCNTVEVFENHKNGKKHKKNLEIQEEFKRLAGKTQPEIEAMNAAAASEQPPEVKVKDESQTVDSEELLANSMKRKMMEEERNSAEPNKRLKEAVPFICELCDVKCESAPVFDCHLKGRKHLFNLQRFQEQEARLGQVALQALYPALEAALYPVLIQALAQTASTSYPYGGLDQQVLQLLQPYLPQTGPPMYPPGPGYRRHGPNPGVTLQEVESQVEPVSGPESKTGDQEGPENKTEDQVNPENGTKDQVNPENGTKDQVKPENETEDQVEPKNETEGQVEPENETEDQVEPENETEDQVEPEMKTEEVDSNAGESTQ; from the exons ATGTATAGCTTAACG AATGGTCAAGGTGGTCAACCTAGCGGTCCTAGCAGAGGTGGAGGTAGAGGCTTTAGAGGAGGCAGTTCATCTTCTTTGCGTGGTAGGGGACGTGGTGGCAGCGGTGGAGGAAGTGTAGGTCGTGGTGGTGGTGGCGGAGGCcgtggtggcggtggtggtggacGTGGAAGCGGTGGGCGTGGTGGCGGAGGGCGTGGTGGTAGTAGTAGTCGTGGTGGAGGACGTGGTGGGCGGCCGGCTGTGAGTCAGCCGAAACCACAGTTTTTGGCGCGATGTGAACTGTGTCGAGTCGATTGCAACACTGTTGAGGTTTTCGAAAATCATAAAAACGGGAAAAAACATAAAAAGAATTTGGAAATACAGGAGGAATTTAAGCGGCTTGCAGGCAAAACACAACCTGAAATCGAGGCGATGAATGCTGCTGCAGCATCTGAGCAACCACCCGAAGTCAAAGTCAAAGATGAAAGTCAAACGGTTGACTCTGAAGAACTACTAGCAAACAGTATGAAGAGAAAGATGATGGAGGAAGAAAGGAACTCTGCTGAGCCAAATAAGAGACTGAAAGAAGCCGTACCGTTTATTTGTGAACTTTGTGACGTGAAATGTGAATCGGCGCCTGTTTTCGATTGTCATTTGAAAGGTAGAAAACATTTGTTTAATCTTCAACGTTTTCAGGAACAAGAAGCGAGACTTGGACAGGTGGCACTTCAAGCACTCTATCCTGCACTCGAAGCAGCATTGTATCCCGTTCTTATTCAGGCACTTGCTCAGACTGCTTCTACATCGTATCCGTATGGAggacttgatcaacaagttcttcaaTTACTGCAACCGTATTTACCTCAAACTGGCCCACCGATGTATCCACCGGGTCCGGGTTATAGACGCCACGGTCCGAACCCTGGTGTGACCTTACAGGAGGTTGAAAGTCAGGTAGAGCCCGTTAGTGGGCCCGAGTCAAAGACCGGAGATCAAGAGGGCCCTGAGAACAAAACTGAAGATCAAGTAAACCCTGAGAATGGAACTAAAGATCAAGTGAACCCTGAGAATGGAACTAAAGATCAAGTCAAACCTGAGAACGAAACTGAAGATCAGGTTGAACCGAAGAACGAAACTGAAGGTCAAGTTGAACCTGAGAACGAAACTGAAGATCAAGTTGAACCTGAGAACGAAACTGAAGATCAAGTGGAACCGGAGATGAAGACTGAGGAGGTTGACTCAAATGCAGGGGAGTCGACTCAGTGA